The Rhodococcus antarcticus DNA segment CTGCTCGGCTCCCGGCCCGAGCGCACCGCCGACGGGGCCGTGCTGCGGCTCACCGGCGGCCCGGAGCTCGCGAACCCCATGGGCATCGTCCACGGTGGGATCGTGGCCTGCGCCTCCGAGCGCACCGCCGCCGCGACCCTGGACGACCCGGCGACGTGGTGGGCCGCCTCGATCCGCGTGCACTACCTGCGCCCGACACCGCTGAGCCCGGAGGTCGAGCTCACCGCGTCGGTGGTGCACCGCGGACGCACCGTCACCGTGGTGCGGGTGGTCGGCGGGCCCCTCGGCGGTCGTCCCTGCACGGACGCGACGATCACCTTCCGCACCCGGGACTGACCTCAGTCCAGCACGAGCTCGACGACCACGGCGTGGTGGTCGCTGCCCGCGACGGGAACGACCCGCACCGACCGGGCGCGCACCGCGCCGCGCAGCAGGACGTGGTCGATCGTCAACGGCGGTGCGACGCCCGGCTGCCGCCAGGTGGTGCGCCAGCCGGCACCGACGGTCGCCGCGGCGTCGCAGTGGCCGGCGCGGAGCAGCCGGCGCAGCGGCGGGTGGTCGAGAGTGGCGTTGAAGTCCCCCGCGAGCACCGAGGGCCCGCTCCCGCCGTGGCGCTCGAGCAGGCCCGCCTCGAGCACCCACCGCGCCGTGCGCGCCCGGTCGACCGGCGCCGCGAGGTGCACCGCCGTCACCTCGAGCTCGCGCCCCTCGGGCAGGCGCACACGGGCCCGGGGGACCGCGCACCGGAAGCCCTCCAGCCCGGGCAGCCCGGTGAGCGGCACTCGGCTGCAGATCCCCGACCCGTACCCCTGCGGCCGCGCGTCGAGCACC contains these protein-coding regions:
- a CDS encoding endonuclease/exonuclease/phosphatase family protein; the protein is MQTAVLVVATGLVALLLVHRLSGVLGGVPGVVVLAVLPWLVVPVLLVPVVSLVLGRWWTGGVGAVLAVGLLLVLARRGLRAGAAPTGGAQLRLMTVNLYLGRADASAVVDLVRVHAVDVLSLQELTPAEVARLDAAGLAELLPHRVLDARPQGYGSGICSRVPLTGLPGLEGFRCAVPRARVRLPEGRELEVTAVHLAAPVDRARTARWVLEAGLLERHGGSGPSVLAGDFNATLDHPPLRRLLRAGHCDAAATVGAGWRTTWRQPGVAPPLTIDHVLLRGAVRARSVRVVPVAGSDHHAVVVELVLD